The segment tcgtctctattctccaaacagctcacagttccttctcgggtcaataattgggatagaagaccgaaatctttccaaaagtcaactcctaaataaacatcttgctttaaatctggtatgataaagaactctacttccttaactattttacggaattcaatcgggaccaccaatttggacactacggtacaagcttcgttgctggcagtgcgtatggttcccaaacacttctgagactgtgggtgatgtgctaaaaaggttgctgctctcccacccaaacaactaatggttgctcctgaatccagcaaagccttataagtttgcccttcgatcattacctccgtgtacaatcggttatctgaactcagaataactgctgagactaaacgttttcgaacagattggacctttttccagaacgctcgtctccggaccgttgatcgtttgggcttaactatcaatttaaacaacgtattcacattttctgaatctaactctttgctctccatcgtttgagtcgctacatctatacctgtacaaatttggtgtagtatcatatccggttttacgtcaactaccccttcggaaagccctcttaaggtagttggtttactttcgtttagttgctgttcttggtcggatgtactgactgggctccggtcggtacatcccgtttcaagtttttcgctgggttacatttgacgcatcgaggtttataaatatccttagcaccacacccatagcagaaaattcgcctttctcctaaacaatcatcaaaacgatgcccttcctggtcgcagttccagcatactagtttcttacgataaatctgcgaaacgtcttcttcctccatatcttcattgtccgtaagtatttctgctacattcggtttgctgaatttacctcgtggaaaagggttatggttgtctttacagaagttttcatgcttgcgaacttcttctctcaggccagttcgatcgctgattttgagatgcaagagttcatatctgagggccgtttttgcgttacgttttaaaatgtctactaacttattttcgctaacctcgtgtgagagcctggacactagttcttcgacggccgtctggtaatcgtcaaacgattcaccctctctctgacggcgttttctaatcaactcccacaagtcgaaatcatctttagcatcatcgaatcgttgtctaaatgaggcagaaaaagtttgccaagaaaactgtgggttctttctatggaagttccaaaaccaatcgctggctttagacgagaaaagcagatgcatattgtcacagagtaattcgtaatcgttatttaaagtggaggatgtaagtgaacgaaccctgtacaggaattcgtcgacgtgcatagcgtctttggatccgtcaaactttagtcgccaactggctaagatattagcggccttcccaggagctattgccctgttagagacatttggatgtggtaatcccctttccctttcattttctgaagacaacgagtttcctgttatattaggctcgtgattttgccttgtcgcttgcacaggcgtgctatctgaagctatagtcatcctacctaattgtccgcgtagattttcttcgatcaaattcttaacgaatgaacttagctccaccatcatatctttctgctccccttttatcagggcttgtataacctcaagggttctttccgacatatctccttcgcccgacctatggctgatgctgcccaaagaattatcccgaaattgttgagactgcaacctagtatgcatccctctgcgcgatgtagttcctcgtccctgtttaggcctagcccctcttgacttttgaagtcctctctctgaagcgtttgactccgggttggatcccccttctaacggcactatacccgaacccatgtcgggtggtaattcggctgctagagtattctcatcaaacgaaagttcctccggattcaactccgccctacatacggggcaatttctgttatttttcacgaattctttcatgcaagtatcatgatacctgtgcccacaagatgcagtacatattagttgacttcttcttatggcttcttgacatataccacagatctgggcgtccacgtcacccgacgccttgctccctggggtacgttgtactggtgacatgttaagataacccagtaatacgagctctgatcactaaatgtggaaatccctaattataggaccaaagcttcaataaattctacaaaattttcctaaatacccaatatttgtccttttcgagcttgactccgtccgatatacgctttctcttgtcgccggaatataacctcaatgaaatctaatttggtctatggtatgtttatgtggtcagtaaccttggcaatggctaatttccaaatctatatctagaaaattagacttccgaaagccatcgatactcttccctcataaactcttttggggttatcctattataatttggccgacctatccgcctttgtgaatagctgtcgtatattcgcaaattaattctggtaacaaaaaaaaatcagtttccatcccttgctacctggcggattctatttggttaggtattccgaaactcagaatcttaaatccaaaattccatcaatatcctccgttacagtagttggacgggaagtattaattttaatgtggaatttaaaattgcaacgagcaaagtttttgggggttttaaccagtagtaactcgtactctggccccacgttgggcgccaatctatgtaatgtgccagaaattcatattcgtagaggtgttagattgtatgtacggatggaggttgtacatactttttttgacggtcagacaccaggatttcggaacgtgtacctctagctatgctctaactagctcgccggaatgtcgtgggatctttcctactctcctatttgctatacgaacacattcgcaaagatgttttaggtacacttgatttaatgttcgaaaggaactctacaaaagaaatcaaaaagaaaagaatgtgaattttaactaactgtttaaccgactaccgacaaatagtcaggctatattccgtcgctcttggggaactcagatgactttgaccccttctctaccctccctacctttgtatgccgtttaatcgacagcataaccctaatcgagcgcatctctatttgatcatcggacttcctcaggctctactcaggacaaacacgaaaggtttaatgttccattattatctactaattattatttaataattcaaaatttaagggtttggacttcatggttttccagccaagtataaacttagcataaagtaattaaataaagaaggaggaaatagtatccagttatacctagttatatgtatatatgtatataggacttatgtgtagagaatatggcgtaaaagaaattgaattggaaagaagagaaaaatatgataattatataactagaaggcaaacgtgaaagtaaagttagtagccgatccgctttaaattatggcacggatatggttgttttatataccggaatagaagttctATAAGACAGATacatatttcgaaaatactcgagaattccgtttaaggaagtttcgtaactcactcatactttatacgaattatccggcgtgtccgttgagctcaaggggcgacgtaggaacatattctgaggaagggagaaaaattatgaatatacaggtcttcacttctaattcggatgaaacaccgattttctttccatttccatacccgtacgacgacgatttgccactcaacggcggatcttaaaaaaatgtggttttcatttgcgctaatttctaattatgggtaattatatacattattggttttttttttttctttttaaatctagacaatacaaaaatagttagtgcgtagcctaatctttaataaatggaaaatctcatgacgagactcaaaactaatactttggtacattttcacgcgacgactattaaacggcagtgtggatcgccgcagaataatgttttattttcacagtttgagagccactccacacattgcgaagaactacatgcgaaagccttagccgcgcgcttaattcataagcgagaagggtgacgagtgcggcatattagtttctccgaattcgcaagaaaactattcttctcgtcttactccaaaatgtacttcagctcaagtatgcatccacataacttcgggtttcactctagtatatctttgaacggctctttctggtttatttggttgtagttatcgttggtttatgtagatgctggttcctgggaaatccgaggtctttcccagatctactaagaaatcgatggactttgacgacctcgttcttggagggggggtcaattggtttttctttcccagtgtcgaacgtagtaagatttccagccctatgatacgagactgttaaagctgtgtcactattgtaaggtccaaataccttttattttttcttaatccaaaaggaataatgtagtccaccagaacttcaatttacttggcacgtgtttgattgcacaacgttttcaaattcacttggatctatatacttgtataaaaagacacatccgaattcgcacagcttcactatagcaatgatctagccagaagttctattacttgcattagcccttacgatcggaactttaccttccacaaccaacggggtaatcgtacgattccagacaaagcttacaccttgcttccctagataacggagtaatcgtacgatgctaagcaaagcttacacatagcttccacgactaacggagtaatcgtatgatttctagtaaagctttaaaacataactcccacagatccacgctgcttctctaaattagacattaagctcttcaatggaagctttaactactgctctcttgtaattgatctcttatcttgtgtttttgtaaagagcagagttaatgttatgttcccaagctgttctctggagttttagagtcacaactggccactacaagGGTAGAGCCGCTCGTGGCGAAAGCGCGCCCGTGCGGTGGATCGTGGGACGGTCGGGCCTGGCCCGGCCACGAGGCGTGGGTGAAGCCGTGCTTGGGAGCTGCAGAGACGTGCGTTGGGGGTCATGTGTGGTGGGAGACTGGGTTTGGGTCAGGGATCGGAAAGGTGTGGGAGAGGGGAGCCCAGCCtagcagatgccgcatgatccacgactcacatctgcgtcgccgggtcccccgggcgagggtgtaggagagggaacccagctttgcgaATGCCGCGTGAtaccacgactcacatccagcatcgccgggtccccaggggagaAAGGTATAGGAGAGGGAAAACCCAGCTTGGTgaatgccgcatgatccacgactcacatccacttcgcCGGGCCTCCTGGGAAAAGGGAAGAGAGGGGAGGGGGGTGAGTGACTCCTACGGGCGAATGTTCTGAGACAGGTGGGTTGAGGTTGGTGTCTTTATTGTTTTCGGATCATTTCCCTACTTAAAATCCCGCGCCTGCAGCGGTGAAATAAACGCCAAAAAAATATCATAAACAACATGTGCGCATAGATATGTAAAGAAACTGCGGGAATGTTCTGCTTATACCTGCCTACTGCACCGATCTATCccccccagagctcacatacgtgaggtggctcaccctGGTTTCCCTTCTTTGGGTCCTGTTCTCCCACGGCGGGTCCTCGTCACTTCGGTGGCTTCCTTTGCAAACCGCGTGGGTGCGGTCACAGCTGGTTTTATTCACCGCGTGCGGGCGAACACGGCTTATTCTGTACATGGCGCGGTCACGGCTAGTTTTTCACACGGCGCGGTCCCGGCTTACTTTTCACATCTATTTTGGCTTCCGCCGCACAACCGGTCTGGCCCAGCCCTCGGAGATCACTCCCGAGCTTGGCTCCCGCTGGACCGTGCCAGCCTCGGCTTTTCTTTTTCgcagcttctctgccgcttcgctgctGCGCCGCCTTCGGCTGCCggcctcggctgcgtgggTGTATGGCTGCGTGTGTGTATTGCCTGCTTCGCCGTCGGCTCTtttcctcggctgcgtgggcgtaagacCGATCGGCGGcatctctgccgcttcgctctctTTCATGTTGTCTCTTTTCGTCTGCGTATAGCCGTTCTCTTCCTTGCGttggctgcgtgggcgtaagagCGTATCTCTTTCGTGTTGGTTCTCTTCGCCTTCGTATAGCCGTGGTGTGCGTCTCTCTTCGCTGCGTGGCCGTAGTGTGCGTCTCTCTTACGTGTTGGTTCTCTTAGTTCTAATAAGTAAAAAGGCCTACTGTTTTTTTACCTACCTATTTCTTACTTTAATGGGTAAAAATAAGGATTCATTGTTGTTTGTCTTggtaatactaataataatagaagTAATAAAATCGGATAATAGTGATAATGAACTGAGATAATAATGAAATTAGATAACAAGCCGTCGGGGCGGTCCCTTCAGGGGATGGTGTCGTGGTCAGTGTTGTGGAGGCTTATGCCTTCACACTCCCTTCCTACTTCGGGGTGGGGCGCGGTGAAATGCGCACCAAATTTCCGCTGATGCATACGCGGAAGTGTTGGCCGTGGTGGTGTTCTAGGCTGCGGATCCGGCTGCGCCCGTGACGCGCCGCGTTTGCCTGAGCGCTGGCGCCTTCCAGCAGGCTTTGCGGGATGCGGCGGTCAGGCGTGCTTACCCGCCAGGCGACTGGGGCGATTGGCCATTCCTGTTCCTCCTGCAGCGCGTTTAGCTCGGGCATCTCCTCGAAAGCTGTAAGCAGTCCGcccgcctctgcctcttccaAGCCCAATGACAGGTCGCTGTCCTCCTTTGGTTGGCTCGGGTTTCCTGGTTCGGCCTCTCGGGCCGTGCAGCTCGTCGGTTCCGGGTTCGGGGCGTTGTGGTCGGTGGGAGCTGGCGATAGCCACTTCATTGGTGCGTGGTCCAGCGGCTGCCAATCGGGATTCTCCCCTCTTTCCGGGGCTGCCGCCTCCTCTTGCGCGTCCCACTCCTGCAGTCTGGCGTGCCACCCGTCGTCCCAGCTGGTGTCCGGGATCGGGCCGTTTGGGTTCTCCTGCCCTCCCAGGATCCAGGCTACCTCCTCGTCTCCGTAATCCCTGGGTATCGGAGACACGGGTCCGTCCCCCAGGCCGAGTTCCTGGAGCAGTTGGGGCAGCTCATTGCCGGTTACGTGTCTGGGTGGCTCGTGTTCATCCTGAAGGCCGAGGTTCCGGAGCCGTCGGGGCAGCGCATCGCCCAGACTGCCGTCGCTGATCCGTAGCGGAGTGGTGTCGTCCTCTCCTAGGAGCTGTACCTCGTCGTCGCTTGTTGTGTCGTTGTCCGACGCGGGGATGATCTCCCTCTCGGGCCTGGGTGGGGTGATGGGCCGTGGATGGCCGAAAAGCAGTTGCAGGGTCCTGTCGGCGTCCTTCCAGGTGGTCCAAGGTGCCACGTCAACCGCGATGTTGGCTGGAGTGTTCTTCTGGCAGTTGGCCGGCCCATCATCGGTGGAGAGGAGGTCGCACAGCTCCTCGTTGTACAGCTCCAGGTAGGAGTTGCGCATCGTAAACTCAACTTCCATCATGCGGAGTTCGTCGAAAAGGTGACTCAAGGCACGCGGTATGATGCCCACATCAGAGTCCTACAAAAGGGCCAAAAGCCAAAGACAAAAGACAGGTAGAGCAGCAATTAACGTTTGAACCGCCTCCCTCGTCCGATTCTAGGAATGAGAAAACTGGTTCCCCTCTACTCACATCTTCCCAAGAGGGCTTCAACTCCGCGGTCTCATTCCCCACCATCGTGTGCGTCTTGCCAGTACCCGTCTGTCCGTATGCGAACACCGTGCAATTGTAGCCGCTTAGCACCTCTTCGATCAGGGGCGACACCACCACCGCATAGACATCGCATTGCTTGGACTCGGGGCCGAAGCTCCGATCAAACGTAAACTTCTTCAACTTCGAGTCGAGGGTATGGCGTGTGAGGATCTCGCGTGGATTGAGCACATCCACAACCTCTGCGGAGCGTATGCATCGCTCGCGTGCATTCAGCGGCCTGCAGGGATGGAAATCGTACTTATTGGGCGATCTACTCCCCGTAGATGGGGCACTCACCTAACGCGCACATAGACCTGAATGTTTTGATTCGATTTgcgtgcctgctgctgctgaagttGCAGGCGTACGTTGTTCGATGTGTCCATTTTACAGCACAAAACTCAAAATTCACTTTTTAGCGCGTAAAAATGATGCCACCCAAAATATGGTGTGAAACTTTTGTTTCCAGCACTTGGAAATGTACACGTTTACTCTTTTCAACTTTGTGACAGCTAAATAAAGCCTTAAAAGACCTTAAAATCCGACTGGGGCAAGGTGACAACGATTTCTATGCCATCGTCGGCATCCCGCTGATGCTGCTCATCTGCCTGTCCAACATTGGGGATGTGATTTTTTGATTTGTAAACTTGCTCAGGGCACTTAGTGTGACCCTGAAGCGTACTTTATTAATGTTCTTATTACTAGGTGCAACATATAACATTATTTATGGAAACATTACAATTTGTTTAACATttaggtatttttttttttactttacgGTAACATTGATAATAACAGACAGAAAAATACTAGACAGTTATCGATTATTGCTCTTGTAAACAAAAGTTAAGTTAAGATCGGcttgtgttttcttttttctgaCTTAGGCATAAAAATTTTGTGACGCCGCTCCTGAACCCCTCATCCGGTGCGAAACGGTGGCTTGGACGACAGGGAGACCTCCAAGCATCGGCAACGCAAGCGCGGCATCGTCTCGTCTCTCCCTTCCTGGCCGAATCCAGCCGATGCCACTCTAAGAAGAACGGCGACGCATATGCTTCTTTCTGTGAATGATATGAAACTCCTGGctgattttaatattattttattttcaggTTTATGTTTTGTAGGTTTGGCGATCAAGTGTCAGGAATCCAGTTAGGTAATTTGTGTTGTTatatttattggatttttaacctttgttttgactgattttaattattttctatTTACAGGTTCGATTGATCCATTGGGAGGTTTGCGTTGAGTTTGGTAAGTAACTCTATTTGTGCTTTTCCTTTGGTTAATTTTAGCTACATTTTATTTGAAGGCTAaattaattgtattttatttgcaggttcaattggtttatttggaggtttgcgttgtgtttggtaagcgagtctatttctgttttgacagattttgattgtattccatttgcaggttttgattggtttgtttggaagctagcgtggtaagtaaattaatttgtgttttgactgattttaattgtattttatttgcaggttcaattggtttatttggaggtgtgcgttgaatttggtgagcgagtttatttctgttttggctaattttgattgtattttatttgcaggttttgattggtttgctTGGAGGTGATTTGGTAAGCGGTTTAAGTTATGTTTTGGCTGCTTTTAATAAGTTTTATTTGTAGGCTTATATTTTCTGGATTTGGTGATAATGTGTCCATTTTTGCTGTGCCATTGGACCAAGTCTTAACCATTCGGCTGGAAGACGCCTTCCTCTTCATCCCCTCTGTGGTCTGGCACTATAATTCTTTGTATACCCAATGGTTGGCCCCTGATTCTTTCAAGTATTGTTTCCCTAGTGTATTTCCCTTGAGCATACATTTTTCTGTACACGTTTATTTTTAGTTCGCAGAATCTGTCCGGGTGTTTGTATGGTTTTTTCTTCCGTTCGGCCTCTCTATTGTCCATTTTAGCCTTTTCCAGTCTTTCCTGTTCTTCATTTTCTAACCTCAGCAGAGTAGGAAGTCCTTTCCTCAGGATGGGTACATACTTCTCTACTATAACTTTGCGCTCAGCTTCGGAATAGTATCGAGTCGGATCCAGATCTGGATTTGGTTGTTCCTGACGTTGTCCATTACTACGCGGGAGGATAAACTTCCGGAGTTGATTGTCATATCTGTGGCGGCTAGATTTCAATCTATTAGGGACATGGGGGTTGGTCAGCAGTCTGGCCACTTCGGAGTTTGAGTGATCCACGAGTGAGTTAGCGAGACGGCCGCTAGCTTTCTCGTAAACCTCCTGGACAGTTTTGATATTGTATACACTTCTGATATTGTCGTTTCTTGTGTATCTTGTGGCCCTAACTGCCCTCCTCACTAGTCTTCTCTTTTTTGTTTGTGATGTGCACGGGAACAAAAATTCccggcacacgacagacaccacaaaagaacagggcaacacagaaatacgtcaatggcgacacggcaaAGAACAACGAAAATGCGACACGAAACGGCACGAAACGGTTATagcacgtccgacgatcgcgacctctcgagcgggtggacgagatgagagtggcggacgaggttcatggtggaactctcacatgtccaccaactctcacactctcccccccccccactcggGAGACCCGATcgccggttccactttcactcaccccaatattgagtgagatgaaagtagtccgagggcagcagcaccgataagtaggcaatggagaattggaatGGCCGTTTGTTATAGTGGCTGTCTGTGTTGTCGGTGGGTAATGGCTAGTTTCTTATGTTCTTTGGCTCTGtgtattggctgctctgttgttggggatgggatggaaagggaagggggaaatttgcctgctcccgtataaccatcccggatactttcaacttccggatcttacgatccgggcgcgtgacgctccgaagagtcgaccgcatagcaccatgtgggcggttgaaatggctttgttggggcatttggcagagtggcgtaGATTGGCAGTGTTCATTTTGTTCCTGCTCAACCGCATTTGGTCTTTAGTTGCTTTGAagtgggtagggggtggggaggaaaTGGCTGGGCGTAATTGCCGAATTTGCGATAGATAACACACTggcattgagaaatgcaatttgaatttgtattggctttttggtgtgttatcggtcagaGTCTagtatttgcgtggtatttttggtaataccacgtgtcaaggggaattatgggaatggcagataggttgggaagaagagtaaATAGGTaataaaactaattagaaactacgaaaaatattaaaataactACAGAAAAAACTACATTAgtttacaaaaacttattcctaatatcacaggctagcaactaaaactatggacaaactatctacggacatgcaaaaactacagaaacaacaggattgacatctacaacaaatactttgatgcagacaaggtaaaataaacgataattgacattcatttacaacatataaacatattaattatatttattttatttctaacaggaggacaaacaacaacggagcaccggcgggcataacaaacgcaatgcgaacattacgctgtataccggccggctctgttgtccccctgtgtgttgtttattggctggctgtatgtgtgtattggcgtgcatcgtgggcaaaggTGTTCATTgacgagcggctctggtccggccgcccacgttgcatctgtcagGTGGAGATGGCGCATCCaatcgagtggcactggtccggccacccgagaTGCGATCGTGGAATGGAGTGGCATTGACATCGGTGTGTGATGCCAACGAATCAtgatattggccgcatccaagtggcgaactggtccggccaccaggatgcgttgtcgattttgttgttgttggccgcatccgagtggctgctggtccggccacccaggatgcgttgtcagttgtattggcctggcctcctcggccacgttcgtcgtCGGATTGTAATGGCGttttgagtggctgctggtccggccacccagatgaggaggtgtttgttttggctttgattttaatttatgtttatttgctgtcggcgtttggatgttatttgtggcgacccttgtctg is part of the Drosophila miranda strain MSH22 chromosome Y unlocalized genomic scaffold, D.miranda_PacBio2.1 Contig_Y1_pilon, whole genome shotgun sequence genome and harbors:
- the LOC117190589 gene encoding uncharacterized protein LOC117190589 — protein: MDTSNNVRLQLQQQQARKSNQNIQVYVRVRPLNARERCIRSAEVVDVLNPREILTRHTLDSKLKKFTFDRSFGPESKQCDVYAVVVSPLIEEVLSGYNCTVFAYGQTGTGKTHTMVGNETAELKPSWEDDSDVGIIPRALSHLFDELRMMEVEFTMRNSYLELYNEELCDLLSTDDGPANCQKNTPANIAVDVAPWTTWKDADRTLQLLFGHPRPITPPRPEREIIPASDNDTTSDDEVQLLGEDDTTPLRISDGSLGDALPRRLRNLGLQDEHEPPRHVTGNELPQLLQELGLGDGPVSPIPRDYGDEEVAWILGGQENPNGPIPDTSWDDGWHARLQEWDAQEEAAAPERGENPDWQPLDHAPMKWLSPAPTDHNAPNPEPTSCTAREAEPGNPSQPKEDSDLSLGLEEAEAGGLLTAFEEMPELNALQEEQEWPIAPVAWRVSTPDRRIPQSLLEGASAQANAARHGRSRIRSLEHHHGQHFRVCISGNLVRISPRPTPK